The following is a genomic window from Pseudomonadota bacterium.
TCCTCGCGGCTTATCGCAGGTACGAAAGCAGCGAGCGAGCGCGCGTGCTCGTGCTGAACGAGCCTTGCTGCATGGTGGAGTTCTATCCCGATGATTGGAATCTCCCAGGACTCGCTCGAACCGCTCGCCCCGAAGATCTGGCGATCGGGTTGGCGCGACTAGGGCTGCGAGCGGCCTCGAGCCCGTACGGGCGTCCAAGCGCGCAACTGCTCCGTTACCGTCCCCACCAGCGCTCCGTGCTTCTGCTCACGGTCCCGGAGCTGGACAGTCGGCCGAAGGAGCAGTGGGTCGCGAAGCTGTATCCGGCGGCAGGAGGCGCGGACAGGGTCTTCGAGCTGCTTGAGCGCCTGGCCGAACCCGCCCAGAAACTTGGCCTTCGCGTGCCCCGTGCCATCGGCCAGCTCGCCGACTGGGGGCTCGTGTTGATGCAGCGCCTGCCCGGCGAGAGCATGAAGAGCTACCTCGAAACCGAAGACCGGCACAGAGCTCGAGCCGAATGCTTGCGCGCTGTGGAGACCTTGATCAAGCTGCACCGGCTGCCGGTGGCTGAAGGCAGCGCCGTGTTGTGCTTGCGCGACGAGCTCCGCCGGCTGCAGGAGCGGGCCGCATCGGTCGAAGTCGTCGCACCCGAGTTGGCGGATCAAGTGCAGGCCCTTTTGAGCAAGCTCGAGCGCCCGGCCCGTACGGTAGGCCCGGGCCAGTTGAGCTTCGTTCACGGAGAGTACAAGCCCAGCCAGCTGCTGCTATCTGGGCCTGCGCCCCTGGCGGTGCTCGACATGGACGATGCGGGTCTCGGTGATCCTGCGCTCGACGTCGGGAACTTCATGGCCGAGCTGCACCGCGCCGCCGTGCGCAGCAAGCGCAACGAGCTACGCGAGCTCGCGACCGTGTTCCTGCACGAGTACGAGACCCGCCGTCCCGAGTCAGGGCTTGCGTTCCGCGCGCGCATCATGCGGTGCATGGCTCTGTTGCGCATGGCCATCCGGAGCTTCCAGCGCAACCCCAGCTCCTTCCGCTCTCGAGGTTCGGCCTGTCGAGTGGGCCAGCTCCTCGCGGAAGCCGCCGGCTGCATCCAGGAGCTGAGGCTCTAGGGAGTGTCCCATGCCGCGGCCACCCCCTTGCAACATCGCCGTGACGCTCTAGTTGCTTCGCTTGTGGGACGGCGGTTGCCAGCCTAATCGTAGCGACAGCACATCGCCGTGCCCGCGCTCTACCGCGCGGCCCATCTCAAGGATCCGCTGGAGCGCGCGCTGCTTAGCCGTCCCTCGTTTCGGCAGGCGAGCGTCAACGTGTTCACGTGCAGCGTGCTCGTGCGTGTGGATCCGGCGACCGATGCCGACCAACGGAGCACAACGTCAGCTCGCAGGGCCGCCACGGCGTTCACCCAAACGTTGCACAGAGGACACCTGGAGCTTGCCTCCGATGAGTGGCGACGCCGGTCGCCACAGTAGTCGTGATCAAGCCGCCGCGTGCTCACTGTACGAAGTAGCGCAGTGCCAGCATGAGCGTCGTGTCGCTGCCGTTCAGGGTGCGGCGGAGCGACAGATCGAGCGCCGCGCGGGGCTTGGAGTAGCCGAGACCCGCGCTCAACGCGTGGCGCTCTGCTAGACCCTGGTAGCGGTAACCAGCACGCAGTGCCAACAACTCGTGCCGGTACTCGGCGCCCGCGCCCGCGATCACGTAGCCGCCAGCTGCCGTCACGTGCAGCAGGTCGGCTCCCACGGTTGCGGCACCAGCAAAGTCGACAGCTACGCTGGCACCGAGCCGCCTCGGCGTGCGATCGCCAGCGGTGCTCAGCACGTTGCCGGCGAGCAGCGCGAGCTCGCATTGCTCGAGTAGACGCGCTCGGATCGCGGCGCCCAGCGCGATGCCTTTGGTCACCCGCAGCTTGGTCTTGTCGCCCTTGGGACCCGACCCTTGACGGTTGAGGGAGAGGTAGCGCCCAAGAGCGCCTACCGAGAGGGCGTCCGAGAGCGGCAGCGCAAAACCGAGCCGGAAGTCGAGGCCCGAATAGCCGCCGGTGCCGAGACTTCTCAGCCAGCGAGCCGACAGGCCTGCCGCAAGCGCGCTGGTCAGCGAATCCGCCACGCCGGCAGCCGCGGCCAGCGTGCGCTCTCGGGCAAAGTACGCGACATCGGTCTCGAGGTGGTAGACCCGCCCCACGCTGAGCCCGGCCACGTTGTAGAGCAGCGCCGAGGTCGATCGTGCCGCCGCGCGTGCTCCCGTCCCCAGGGCGAGGCCCCGGGCCGTGTCTTGCGTCATGGCCCGTGGCTCGCCATCCAGCTCCGGTTGGGCAAGCGCAAGTCGGGGACAGGCTGCGAACACTGCAAGCAGCGTCGAGCAAGCCCGGAGCCTCCCGCCCGGTGGACCGTGACGAAGACCGCCCACAGCAACCGCGAGCGGCTCGGTGCCGGCGGGCGATGGCAGCCAAAGCGGTCGCCGCTCGTTCCTATGGGTCGTCGATGACATGAGTAATGACCCGCACGAGCTCGATCTTGTAGCCCCTTTATCCCGAGCCGGAACTTTCTCGCGAACGCTGCTCCCCTTCCTCGGCGTTGTCGATGATATAGGACAGGACTTACTCTTGAAAAATCCTGAATTTGATTTCAAAATACCCAAGTGCCTTGGATCACAAGAGAAA
Proteins encoded in this region:
- a CDS encoding phosphotransferase encodes the protein MLEAAVLKPDPRLRGMGIALGRAEMQALLSQRILPRLKPGWQLVEAQVETMTYVPTKECVALYRLSLSKPPESIVQRAVISFADERALLAAYRRYESSERARVLVLNEPCCMVEFYPDDWNLPGLARTARPEDLAIGLARLGLRAASSPYGRPSAQLLRYRPHQRSVLLLTVPELDSRPKEQWVAKLYPAAGGADRVFELLERLAEPAQKLGLRVPRAIGQLADWGLVLMQRLPGESMKSYLETEDRHRARAECLRAVETLIKLHRLPVAEGSAVLCLRDELRRLQERAASVEVVAPELADQVQALLSKLERPARTVGPGQLSFVHGEYKPSQLLLSGPAPLAVLDMDDAGLGDPALDVGNFMAELHRAAVRSKRNELRELATVFLHEYETRRPESGLAFRARIMRCMALLRMAIRSFQRNPSSFRSRGSACRVGQLLAEAAGCIQELRL